Proteins encoded within one genomic window of Sminthopsis crassicaudata isolate SCR6 chromosome X, ASM4859323v1, whole genome shotgun sequence:
- the P2RY4 gene encoding P2Y purinoceptor 4 has protein sequence MTSSDTPAPGFPSPSPGPGSGSGDMEVACWFDEEFKFILLPVSYAVVFVVGLSLNIPTLFLFLFRLHPWDATATYMFHLALSDTLYVLSLPTLIYYYAARNDWPFGTGLCKFVRFLFYWNLYSSVLFLTCISVHRYLGICHPLRALRWGRRHVANLICLAVWLIVAACLVPNLFFVTTSTRGDTTLCHDTTKPEDFDHYVHFSSAIMALLFGLPFLVTLVCYGLMARRLWRPLPGAAQSSSRLRSLRTIAVVLTVFAICFVPFHITRTIYYLARLLEANCYTLGIVNITYKVTRPLASANSCLDPVLYLLTGDKYRRQLQQLCCKRPNQARTVSSLVLVSRPEESSCR, from the coding sequence ATGACCAGCAGCGACACCCCAGCGCCGGGCTTCCCCAGCCCGTCCCCAGGGCCAGGCTCCGGCAGCGGGGACATGGAAGTGGCCTGCTGGTTTGATGAAGAATTCAAGTTCATCCTGCTCCCGGTTAGCTATGCCGTGGTCTTCGTGGTGGGCTTGAGCCTCAACATCCCCACCctgttcctctttctcttccgCCTCCACCCCTGGGATGCCACGGCCACGTACATGTTCCACCTGGCGCTATCTGACACCCTCTACGTGCTGTCGCTGCCCACCCTCATCTACTACTACGCGGCCCGCAACGACTGGCCCTTCGGGACCGGCCTCTGCAAGTTTGTGCGTTTCCTCTTCTACTGGAACTTGTACAGCAGCGTCCTGTTCCTGACCTGTATCAGTGTGCACCGCTACCTGGGCATCTGCCACCCGCTGCGGGCCCTCCGCTGGGGCCGGCGCCATGTCGCCAACCTCATCTGCCTGGCCGTGTGGCTGATCGTGGCGGCTTGCCTGGTGCCCAACCTCTTCTTCGTGACCACCAGCACTCGAGGGGACACTACCCTGTGTCACGACACCACGAAGCCTGAGGACTTTGACCACTACGTCCATTTCAGTTCGGCCATCATGGCTCTGCTCTTCGGGCTCCCCTTTCTGGTCACCCTGGTGTGCTACGGCCTCATGGCACGGCGTCTGTGGCGGCCCCTGCCCGGCGCGGCTCAGTCCTCCTCCCGCCTCCGCTCCTTGCGTACCATTGCCGTGGTGCTGACTGTCTTTGCCATCTGCTTTGTGCCTTTCCACATCACTCGTACCATCTATTACTTAGCACGGCTCCTGGAGGCAAATTGTTACACGCTGGGCATCGTCAATATCACCTACAAGGTGACCCGCCCGCTGGCCAGTGCCAACAGTTGCCTGGATCCCGTGCTCTACCTCCTCACAGGGGACAAGTATCGGCGGCAGCTGCAGCAACTCTGCTGCAAAAGGCCCAATCAGGCCCGTACGGTTTCCTCCCTGGTCCTTGTGTCCCGGCCTGAGGAGAGCAGCTGCAG
- the ARR3 gene encoding arrestin-C isoform X2 codes for MATSSKVFKKTCSNGKLSIYLGKRDFVDHIDSVEPIDGVVLIDPENVKDRKVFVVLTCAFRYGRDDLDVIGLTFRKDLHMQALQVFPKEPSQAPVPLTNLQECLLRKLGDNAYPFTFQLPTNLPCSVTLQPAPEDADKACGVDYEVKSFYAENLEEKISKRNSVRLIIRKVQFAPLDLGPMPRAETSRHFLLSDHPLKLEAWMDKEVHYHGEPISIHVDINNGTSKLIKKIKVAVDQIVDVVLYSGDKYTKTVFSEEFGLQPGTDKEALGILVSYQVRINIVVSRGGILGDLTSSDMSVVLPLSLMHPKPSYEVRTSLSRSLLRSGQRARGETSLRKRPPTLPLGLRTTKAHGAWALCCLLPRRIQSGPNKVD; via the exons ATGGCCACCAGCTCCAA GGTGTTTAAGAAGACCTGCTCCAATGGGAAG CTTTCCATCTACCTGGGAAAACGGGACTTTGTGGACCATATAGACTCAGTGGAACCCATTG ATGGTGTTGTCCTGATTGACCCTGAGAACGTGAAAGATCGAAAGG TGTTTGTGGTGCTGACTTGTGCCTTCCGTTATGGCCGGGATGATCTGGATGTGATCGGTCTGACCTTCCGGAAAGACCTCCATATGCAGGCCCTGCAAGTGTTCCCCAAAGAGCCCTCCCAGGCCCCAGTACCCCTCACAAACCTTCAAGAATGCCTGCTGCGCAAGCTCGGTGACAATGCCTATCCCTTCACCTTCCAG CTGCCCACCAACCTGCCCTGTTCAGTGACCCTGCAGCCTGCGCCGGAGGACGCTGATAAG GCCTGTGGAGTGGACTACGAAGTGAAGAGTTTCTATGCTGAGAATTTAGAGGAGAAAATCTCCAAGAG GAACTCTGTGCGTCTAATCATTCGGAAGGTGCAGTTTGCCCCCCTGGACCTAGGCCCCATGCCCCGGGCTGAGACCAGCCGGCACTTCCTTCTGTCTGACCACCCTCTGAAGCTAGAAGCTTGGATGGACAAGGAG GTTCACTACCACGGGGAACCCATCTCCATCCATGTCGACATCAACAATGGCACCAGCAAGCTCATCAAGAAAATTAAGGTGGCAG TTGACCAGATCGTGGATGTTGTCCTGTACTCTGGGGACAAATACACCAAAACCGTATTCTCTGAAGAGTTTGG TCTTCAGCCCGGCACGGACAAAGAGGCTCTGGGGATCCTAGTGTCCTACCAAGTCAGGATCAACATCGTGGTATCTCGTGGAGG CATCCTAGGAGATCTGACATCCag TGACATGAGTGTGGTGCTGCCCTTGAGCCTGATGCATCCCAAGCCATCTTACG AAGTGAGGACATCATTATCGAGGAGTTTGCTCAGAAGTGGCCAAAGGGCCAGGGGGGAGACGAGCCTGAGGAAGAGGCCCCCAACACTGCCTCTGGGGCTGAGGACAACTAAAGCCCATGGAGCCTGGGCCCTGTGCTGTCTCCTCCCAAGACGAATTCAAAGTGGCCCAAATAAAGTAGACTGA
- the ARR3 gene encoding arrestin-C isoform X1, with the protein MATSSKVFKKTCSNGKLSIYLGKRDFVDHIDSVEPIDGVVLIDPENVKDRKVFVVLTCAFRYGRDDLDVIGLTFRKDLHMQALQVFPKEPSQAPVPLTNLQECLLRKLGDNAYPFTFQLPTNLPCSVTLQPAPEDADKACGVDYEVKSFYAENLEEKISKRNSVRLIIRKVQFAPLDLGPMPRAETSRHFLLSDHPLKLEAWMDKEVHYHGEPISIHVDINNGTSKLIKKIKVAVDQIVDVVLYSGDKYTKTVFSEEFGETVAANSTFSKSFTATPTLAANRQKQGLALDGKLKHEDTNLASSTILQPGTDKEALGILVSYQVRINIVVSRGGILGDLTSSDMSVVLPLSLMHPKPSYEVRTSLSRSLLRSGQRARGETSLRKRPPTLPLGLRTTKAHGAWALCCLLPRRIQSGPNKVD; encoded by the exons ATGGCCACCAGCTCCAA GGTGTTTAAGAAGACCTGCTCCAATGGGAAG CTTTCCATCTACCTGGGAAAACGGGACTTTGTGGACCATATAGACTCAGTGGAACCCATTG ATGGTGTTGTCCTGATTGACCCTGAGAACGTGAAAGATCGAAAGG TGTTTGTGGTGCTGACTTGTGCCTTCCGTTATGGCCGGGATGATCTGGATGTGATCGGTCTGACCTTCCGGAAAGACCTCCATATGCAGGCCCTGCAAGTGTTCCCCAAAGAGCCCTCCCAGGCCCCAGTACCCCTCACAAACCTTCAAGAATGCCTGCTGCGCAAGCTCGGTGACAATGCCTATCCCTTCACCTTCCAG CTGCCCACCAACCTGCCCTGTTCAGTGACCCTGCAGCCTGCGCCGGAGGACGCTGATAAG GCCTGTGGAGTGGACTACGAAGTGAAGAGTTTCTATGCTGAGAATTTAGAGGAGAAAATCTCCAAGAG GAACTCTGTGCGTCTAATCATTCGGAAGGTGCAGTTTGCCCCCCTGGACCTAGGCCCCATGCCCCGGGCTGAGACCAGCCGGCACTTCCTTCTGTCTGACCACCCTCTGAAGCTAGAAGCTTGGATGGACAAGGAG GTTCACTACCACGGGGAACCCATCTCCATCCATGTCGACATCAACAATGGCACCAGCAAGCTCATCAAGAAAATTAAGGTGGCAG TTGACCAGATCGTGGATGTTGTCCTGTACTCTGGGGACAAATACACCAAAACCGTATTCTCTGAAGAGTTTGG CGAGACTGTGGCTGCTAATTCTACCTTTTCCAAGAGCTTCACAGCGACCCCCACCCTGGCTGCCAACCGTCAGAAACAGGGCCTGGCCTTGGATGGCAAACTTAAGCATGAAGACACCAATCTGGCCTCGAGTACCAT TCTTCAGCCCGGCACGGACAAAGAGGCTCTGGGGATCCTAGTGTCCTACCAAGTCAGGATCAACATCGTGGTATCTCGTGGAGG CATCCTAGGAGATCTGACATCCag TGACATGAGTGTGGTGCTGCCCTTGAGCCTGATGCATCCCAAGCCATCTTACG AAGTGAGGACATCATTATCGAGGAGTTTGCTCAGAAGTGGCCAAAGGGCCAGGGGGGAGACGAGCCTGAGGAAGAGGCCCCCAACACTGCCTCTGGGGCTGAGGACAACTAAAGCCCATGGAGCCTGGGCCCTGTGCTGTCTCCTCCCAAGACGAATTCAAAGTGGCCCAAATAAAGTAGACTGA
- the ARR3 gene encoding arrestin-C isoform X3: MATSSKVFKKTCSNGKLSIYLGKRDFVDHIDSVEPIDGVVLIDPENVKDRKVFVVLTCAFRYGRDDLDVIGLTFRKDLHMQALQVFPKEPSQAPVPLTNLQECLLRKLGDNAYPFTFQLPTNLPCSVTLQPAPEDADKACGVDYEVKSFYAENLEEKISKRNSVRLIIRKVQFAPLDLGPMPRAETSRHFLLSDHPLKLEAWMDKEVHYHGEPISIHVDINNGTSKLIKKIKVAVDQIVDVVLYSGDKYTKTVFSEEFGETVAANSTFSKSFTATPTLAANRQKQGLALDGKLKHEDTNLASSTILQPGTDKEALGILVSYQVRINIVVSRGGILGDLTSSDMSVVLPLSLMHPKPSYGDEDIIIEEFAQKWPKGQGGDEPEEEAPNTASGAEDN; the protein is encoded by the exons ATGGCCACCAGCTCCAA GGTGTTTAAGAAGACCTGCTCCAATGGGAAG CTTTCCATCTACCTGGGAAAACGGGACTTTGTGGACCATATAGACTCAGTGGAACCCATTG ATGGTGTTGTCCTGATTGACCCTGAGAACGTGAAAGATCGAAAGG TGTTTGTGGTGCTGACTTGTGCCTTCCGTTATGGCCGGGATGATCTGGATGTGATCGGTCTGACCTTCCGGAAAGACCTCCATATGCAGGCCCTGCAAGTGTTCCCCAAAGAGCCCTCCCAGGCCCCAGTACCCCTCACAAACCTTCAAGAATGCCTGCTGCGCAAGCTCGGTGACAATGCCTATCCCTTCACCTTCCAG CTGCCCACCAACCTGCCCTGTTCAGTGACCCTGCAGCCTGCGCCGGAGGACGCTGATAAG GCCTGTGGAGTGGACTACGAAGTGAAGAGTTTCTATGCTGAGAATTTAGAGGAGAAAATCTCCAAGAG GAACTCTGTGCGTCTAATCATTCGGAAGGTGCAGTTTGCCCCCCTGGACCTAGGCCCCATGCCCCGGGCTGAGACCAGCCGGCACTTCCTTCTGTCTGACCACCCTCTGAAGCTAGAAGCTTGGATGGACAAGGAG GTTCACTACCACGGGGAACCCATCTCCATCCATGTCGACATCAACAATGGCACCAGCAAGCTCATCAAGAAAATTAAGGTGGCAG TTGACCAGATCGTGGATGTTGTCCTGTACTCTGGGGACAAATACACCAAAACCGTATTCTCTGAAGAGTTTGG CGAGACTGTGGCTGCTAATTCTACCTTTTCCAAGAGCTTCACAGCGACCCCCACCCTGGCTGCCAACCGTCAGAAACAGGGCCTGGCCTTGGATGGCAAACTTAAGCATGAAGACACCAATCTGGCCTCGAGTACCAT TCTTCAGCCCGGCACGGACAAAGAGGCTCTGGGGATCCTAGTGTCCTACCAAGTCAGGATCAACATCGTGGTATCTCGTGGAGG CATCCTAGGAGATCTGACATCCag TGACATGAGTGTGGTGCTGCCCTTGAGCCTGATGCATCCCAAGCCATCTTACGGTGA TGAGGACATCATTATCGAGGAGTTTGCTCAGAAGTGGCCAAAGGGCCAGGGGGGAGACGAGCCTGAGGAAGAGGCCCCCAACACTGCCTCTGGGGCTGAGGACAACTAA